The stretch of DNA GACGTTCTCGGACGGTTCTCCCGACAGCGTCTTCGGCTCGATGATCTCGGTGACCTTGCATTCGAGCACCGCGAAAGCCTCGTCGACATAGGGCGCGTCGATCAGTTCGGCCTGCTTCGGCGTCAGGCCGGCGAAGTCGAATTCGCTGTCGCCGTAGGGTAGCGCCGCCGAGGAGAGGTTCATCTTCTCGGCGAGATCGCGGCTGACGAAATTGCAGGTGAAGACGCCGGTCTCGGCCGCGTTGCGCTGGCTGTGCTTGCGTCCGGCGGAAGAAAACATCACCAGCTTCGGCCGGTCTGCAACGGCGTTGAAGAAGGAATAGGGCGCGAGATTGATCGAACCATCCCTGCCCTTGCTGCCGATCCAGCCGATCGGGCGCGGCGACACGATCGCCTTGAACGGATCATGCGCGAGCCCGTGCCGGTTGCTGTCGGTG from Rhizobium leguminosarum bv. trifolii WSM1325 encodes:
- a CDS encoding flavin reductase domain protein FMN-binding (PFAM: flavin reductase domain protein FMN-binding~KEGG: rec:RHECIAT_CH0002281 hypothetical protein); amino-acid sequence: MFYTTDSNRHGLAHDPFKAIVSPRPIGWIGSKGRDGSINLAPYSFFNAVADRPKLVMFSSAGRKHSQRNAAETGVFTCNFVSRDLAEKMNLSSAALPYGDSEFDFAGLTPKQAELIDAPYVDEAFAVLECKVTEIIEPKTLSGEPSENVLVFGEVVGIRIDEAIVRDGRLDMSIARPLARMGYMDYSEGSDVFEMIRPKPQQG